In Solenopsis invicta isolate M01_SB chromosome 13, UNIL_Sinv_3.0, whole genome shotgun sequence, one DNA window encodes the following:
- the LOC105207515 gene encoding uncharacterized protein LOC105207515 — MDTFTQDYESKMETFETYDESIVAANHQCDIVQSVNSQAHTQEMRVQGRESHEQLMLQQQQEQQQVEQTHQVTHIESNAEQKMIPVRLPALLDGEYFAVTRVEDTNVTVRCQQCKKQLNGNLKSTGNFLSHVKRLHPTLMSKIRCKSSQRKPAIYFNSLSGSPDKSLEIVREKRVVSNNAKKRCKMEECAVTNEESYEQPADWNDTPLIRGTEESESSDPSLRISHSNSFMMEDEFDAIGRNVAAKLRNMRLDQRIIAEKLLNDILFEAQLGNLHRDSSIHV; from the exons ATGGATACCTTCACACAGGATTACGAGAGCAAGATGGAAACGTTCGAGACGTACGATGAATCTATAGTCGCGGCGAATCATCAGTGCGACATCGTTCAGTCTGTGAACAGTCAAGCACACACGCAGGAGATGCGAGTGCAAGGTCGAGAGAGTCACGAACAGTTAATGCTGCAACAGCAGCAGGAGCAGCAGCAGGTGGAGCAGACTCACCAGGTGACGCATATAGAGTCGAATGCCGAACAGAAGATGATTCCGGTTAGATTGCCTGCTTTATTGGATGGAGAATACTTTGCTGTAACTAGGGTGGAAGACACCAATGTCACAGTGCGTTGTCAGCAGTGTAAGAAACAGTTGAATGGCAATCTGAAATCTACAGGAAATTTTCTTAGTCATGTAAAG CGATTACATCCCACCTTGATGAGCAAAATAAGGTGCAAGTCTAGTCAGAGGAAACCTGCGATATACTTCAACTCACTGTCAGGGTCTCCTGATAAATCCCTCGAAATTGTGCGGGAAAAACGCGTAGTATCAAATAATGCTAAGAAGCGCTGTAAAATG GAGGAATGTGCCGTCACAAACGAAGAGTCTTACGAACAGCCCGCGGATTGGAATGACACGCCGCTAATTCGAGGAACCGAGGAGTCGGAATCCTCCGATCCATCCCTGAGAATATCGCACAGCAATTCGTTCATGATGGAAGATGAGTTCGACGCAATCGGCCGCAACGTTGCCGCCAAGCTCAGGAATATGAGACTGGACCAAAGAATAATAGCTGAGAAATTATTGAACGACATTTTATTTGAGGCTCAGCTTGGTAATCTTCACAGAGATTCAAGTATCCACGTGTGA
- the LOC105207517 gene encoding uncharacterized protein LOC105207517 isoform X2, giving the protein MPRQEYSVNPVANTLCHRKSTRCMKIPLKSTEQIYLIFFIPTLISCSIYIIHFAADLVVAIQHFKEENPLWGMSTLAIIYAPALMYFILTVSRPDWWMTEDDKVTKGVLGWFALQVCQFIGFVFFVLYRYAGLIVLSVDAINLSGDERVKTLNVAAAPAAIELYFFLQAWFQAAPQAVFQTHLLFRQTSVPRSYQSMTVQVLCIIMSIIVIAIKTASFQRFESQRVNGRKLPWAMWLKKYCVEEKAPLQDSSLPAKEQEDAMNAPSESTPLEENPAVAENEQEQQIQSHTALLNRQVSVTPPLPPKNAQVTPPPMPLRGITTVPSLPVPDAPAPPRPDSVYTEEEAARTATTPESNQRLIGGSTQSLKVPKRKYSEKGLEEDDPIGRLLSFIWWFFFILARVFTIAVAYEFYPTTVLTMMGVHYAVMLAYLFYYSKYYDVITIIVNLWLGLVYIFSLIEYRIKFKYADWWTLPYYIFVIAQNVALTLTWYVHADWTGFWYTYIFGGILGSLALCILSSGVYHAMFRPKKRRVYSS; this is encoded by the exons ATGCCAAGACAGGAATATTCTGTAAACCCTGTGGCAAACACACTTTGCCACAGGAAATCCACACGCTGTATGAAGATCCCATTGAAGTCGACCGAGCaaatatatctaatattcttCATACCAACACTGATCAGCTGTTCCATATATATTATTCACTTTGCTGCTGACTTAGTGGTAGCTATTCAACACTTCAAGGAGGAAAATCCATTATGGGGAATGTCCACCCTCGCAATTATTTATGCACCAGCACTTATGTACTTTATACTGACAGTCTCGAGGCCTGACTGGTGGATGACGGAAGATGATAAGGTGACAAAAGGCGTTCTCGGCTGGTTTGCCCTACAAGTGTGTCAGTTCATAGGATTCGTATTTTTCGTATTATATAG ATACGCGGGACTCATCGTGCTGTCTGTGGATGCTATAAATTTATCTGGAGATGAGAGAGTTAAGACATTGAATGTCGCTGCGGCACCTGCGGCCATCGAATTGTACTTTTTCCTGCAGGCATGGTTTCAAGCCGCTCCACAGGCGGTTTTTCAAACTCATCTGCTCTTCAGACAGACCTCTGTCCCCCGTAGTTATCAATCAa TGACTGTACAGGTGCTCTGCATCATCATGTCCATTATAGTAATAGCCATCAAGACAGCTTCTTTTCAAAGATTTGAGAGCCAGCGTGTAAACGGCAGGAAACTACCCTGGGCAATGTGGCTGAAAAAATACTGTGTTGAG gAAAAAGCGCCGTTACAAGATTCATCTTTACCTGCAAAAGAGCAAGAAGACGCAATGAACGCGCCATCTGAGTCAACGCCGTTAGAGGAAAACCCGGCGGTTGCCGAAAACGAGCAGGAGCAGCAGATTCAATCGCACACGGCTTTGTTGAACCGTCAGGTTTCCGTGACTCCACCGTTACCACCGAAAAACGCACAAGTAACGCCGCCACCGATGCCACTTCGCGGTATAACGACGGTTCCATCGCTTCCGGTGCCGGATGCGCCGGCACCACCGCGTCCAGACTCCGTTTACACGGAGGAAGAGGCGGCAAGAACGGCGACGACCCCCGAGTCGAATCAAAGACTGATAGGCGGCAGCACACAGAGTCTGAAAGTTCCTAAACGAAAGTATTCCGAGAAGGGCCTCGAAGAGGACGATCCGATAGGAAGGCTCTTGTCCTTCATCTGGTGGTTCTTCTTCATCCTGGCCCGCGTGTTCACCATCGCCGTAGCCTACGAGTTCTATCCTACCACCGTGCTGACCATGATGGGCGTGCACTACGCCGTTATGTTGGCCTATCTGTTTTACTACTCCAAGTATTACGACGTGATTACAATCATTGTCAACCTCTGGCTCGGTCTGGTCTACATATTCAGCCTGATCGAGTATCGGATCAAGTTTAAGTATGCCGACTGGTGGACATTGCCGTACTATATATTCGTGATTGCGCAGAACGTGGCGTTGACCCTCACGTGGTACGTGCACGCCGACTGGACTGGGTTCTGGTACACCTACATATTTGGCGGGATCCTCGGCAGCTTGGCGCTTTGCATCCTCTCGTCCGGGGTGTACCACGCAATGTTCCGGCCAAAGAAACGCAGAGTATACAGCAGTTGA
- the LOC105207513 gene encoding DNA topoisomerase I, mitochondrial isoform X1, with translation MELEQAAPQQQVNSDLERKTKESGGSGGGGGGGVSGNHGDHINGMSNGFDKKREHKSEHRDKDRERSHKSEHKDKDRSRDKEKNHKSEHRDKDKHRHSSSSIKDKEKHDGSNNKDKDKDKKSSSSSKDKEHKSSSSSSKEKDKDKSRDKEHHHKSSSSSKDKDRHHSSSKDKDSSSKDKDKESKSKDKDRHRHSSSLNSSSRDKDKDRSVTKDKDGKKHSSEKDKDRHSTSHSSGDKHRSSEKDKDKHRESSSGKDKHRHEKDRHRHDKDKSKHREEKEKKDKDEVKVKEEPKVKEETHVKLNHSVNEDYHFNTQVKLEIKEEPITQPELDDDDDSGGERPLYIKEDDDDEPTKEDASMDSTDGNDTRLSDLHNTTIKTEDSDEDEPLHSRSKISLNVKRKIDSDEDEDVPLSARKKSKAIAQKTKKKKRKRADDGDSEIEETQKPKKKNTKVKAEGESPSPRKKKQEEEQQEVWKWWEEEKKSDGLKWNFLEHKGPVFAPPYEPLPSSVKFYYNGKEMKLSEETEEVATFYARMLDHDYTTKTAFNNNFFHDWREVMTESERAKITDLFKCNFKEMQAYFVQKSEERKAMTKEEKKKIKEKNEEIQKEYGFCIIDGHKEKIGNFKIEPPGLFRGRGEHPKMGKLKKRVLPEDVLINCSRDSNIPKPPPGHKWKEVRHDSTVTWLASWTENIQGQVKYIMLNPSSKLKGEKDWQKYETARKLAQSIDKIRAEYREDWKSKEMRIRQRAVALYFIDKLALRAGNEKDEDQADTVGCCSLRVEHIKLCEQKDGKEYVVVFDFLGKDSIRYYNEVPVEKRVFKNLQLFMENKSPGDDLFDRLNTTVMNKHLNELMEGLTAKVFRTYNASWTLQQQLDKLTDPNDTEAEKILSYNRANRAVAILCNHQRSVPKTHAKSMENLKAKIEAKKEAITECELQVKDAKRDAKHGSVKEKVAYDKKKKQLERLKDQLTKLEVQATDREENKEIALSTSKLNYLDPRISVAWCKKHNVPIEKIYNKTQRDKFRWAIDMAGPDYVF, from the exons ATGGAGCTCGAGCAGGCGGCGCCGCAGCAGCAGGTGAACTCAGACTTG GAGAGGAAGACCAAGGagagcggcggcagcggcggcggcggtggtggcggcgtcTCCGGGAATCACGGTG ATCATATCAATGGCATGTCCAATGGTTTTGATAAAAAGAGGGAACACAAATCGGAGCACAGAGACAAAGACAGAGAGCGATCTCACAAATCGGAACACAAAGACAAAGATCGAAGCAGAGATAaggaaaaaaatcataaaagtgAACACAGGGATAAAGATAAGCACAGACATAGCTCTAGTTCCATTAAGGACAAGGAAAAGCACGATGGCAGCAATAACAAGGATAAAGACAAGGATAAAAAGAGCTCTTCATCTAGCAAGGATAAGGAACACAAGAGTAGCAGTTCATCTAGCAAGGAAAAGGATAAGGACAAGAGCAGAGATAAGGAACATCATCACAAATCAAGCTCGAGCTCCAAAGACAAAGACAG GCATCACAGTAGTTCTAAAGATAAGGACAGCTCAAGCAAAGACAAAGACAAGGAGTCCAAAAGCAAGGACAAGGATAGGCATAGACACAGCAGTTCCTTGAATTCTAGCTCGCGCGACAAAGACAAGGATCGAAGTGTCACGAAGGATAAGGATGGCAAAAAGCACTCGTCTGAAAAGGATAAGGATAGACATTCCACTTCTCACTCCTCTGGCGATAAGCATCGTTCGTCAGAGAAAGATAAGGACAAGCACAGAGAAAGTTCTAGTGGTAAAGACAAGCACCGTCACGAAAAAGATCGCCATCGTCATGATAAGGATAAAT CGAAACATCGagaggaaaaggaaaagaaagataAGGACGAGGTTAAAGTGAAGGAAGAACCGAAAGTGAAAGAGGAAACACATGTGAAACTGAATCACTCAGTTAATGAAGACTATCATTTTAATACGCAAGTGAAGCTTGAGATAAAGGAG gaACCTATAACGCAACCAGAATTAGATGATGACGATGATAGTGGTGGTGAGCGACCGCTCTATATCAAGGAAGATGATGACGATGAACCGACCAAGGAGGACGCTAGCATGGATTCGACTGATGGAAACGATACCAGGTTGTCGGATCTCCATAATACAACTATAAAGACAGAAGATTCAGATGAAGATGAACCACTg caTTCGAGATCAAAGATATCGTTGAACGTAAAGAGAAAAATCGATTCGGACGAGGATGAAGATGTTCCGTTGTCAGCGCGCAAGAAATCCAAGGCAATTGCCCAGAAGACCAAGAAGAAGAAACGAAAACGCGCGGATGATGGCGATTCCGAAATTGAAGAAACGCAG AAACCAAAGAAGAAGAACACGAAGGTAAAAGCAGAAGGCGAAAGCCCCAGTCCAAGGAAGAAGAAACAGGAGGAGGAGCAGCAAGAAGTGTGGAAATG gtgggaagaagagaagaagagcGATGGTTTGAAATGGAATTTCTTGGAACACAAGGGACCAGTATTTGCGCCACCCTACGAACCTTTACCTTCTTCCGTGAAGTTCTACTATAACGGCAAGGAGATGAAGCTGAGCGAAGAAACAGAGGAGGTCGCAACTTTCTACGCTCGCATGCTCGACCATGACTACACGACCAAGACTGCGTTCAACAACAACTTCTTCCACGACTGGCGAGAGGTGATGACTGAGTCCGAGCGCGCCAAAATCACCGATCTGTTCAAGTGCAACTTCAAGGAAATGCAGGCGTACTTCGTGCAAAAGAGCGAGGAGCGCAAGGCCATGACaaaggaggagaagaagaaaatcaAGGAGAAAAACGAAGAGATACAGAAGGAGTATGGCTTCTGCATCATTGATGGTCATAAAGAGAAAATCGGCAATTTCAAAATTGAGCCGCCCGGCTTGTTCAGGGGCCGCGGCGAGCATCCCAAGATGGGCAAGCTGAAGAAGCGAGTGTTGCCAGAGGACGTGCTCATCAACTGCTCGAGGGATTCGAATATACCGAAACCGCCACCCGGTCACAAGTGGAAGGAGGTTCGACACGATTCCACTGTCACATGGCTCGCGTCCTGGACGGAGAACATTCAAGGTCAAGTGAAGTACATAATGCTGAATCCATCCAGCAAGCTCAAGGGTGAGAAGGATTGGCAGAAGTATGAAACTGCGCGGAAGCTGGCGCAGTCGATCGACAAGATCCGCGCGGAGTATCGAGAGGATTGGAAGAGCAAGGAGATGCGCATCAGACAGCGTGCTGTCGCCCTGTATTTTATCGATAAGCTGGCGCTCAGAGCTGGTAACGAGAAGGATGAGGATCAAGCGGATACTGTAGGCTGTTGCTCGTTGCGAGTGGAGCATATCAAGCTGTGTGAGCAAAAGGACGGCAAAGAATATGTCGTCGTATTTGACTTCTTAG GTAAAGATTCTATTCGATATTATAACGAGGTGCCGGTGGAAAAACGCGTCTTTAAGAATCTGCAGCTCTTCATGGAAAATAAATCGCCCGGAGATGATTTATTCGATCGTCTTAACACCACCGTGATGAACAAACATCTAAACGAGTTGATGGAGGGTCTCACCGCCAAAGTATTCAGAACTTACAACGCATCATGGACGTTGCAGCAACAGCTCGACAAACTGACGGATCCGAATGATACGGAGGCTGAAAAAATCCTCTCCTACAATCGTGCCAATCGTGCTGTTGCCATTCTGTGTAACCATCAGCGTTCTGTACCAAAAACGCATGCAAAATCCATGGAGAACTTAAAGGCAAAGATTGAAGCGAAGAAGGAGGCGATAACCGAGTGCGAGCTGCAAGTAAAAGATGCTAAACGGGACGCAAAACACGGCTCGGTGAAGGAAAAAgt AGCATATGATAAGAAGAAGAAGCAACTAGAAAGATTGAAGGATCAATTGACGAAGCTGGAAGTCCAGGCGACTGATCGAGAGGAAAACAAAGAGATCGCGCTGAGTACCTCCAAGTTGAATTATCTCGATCCCAGAATTTCTGTTGCATG GTGTAAAAAACACAATGTTCCGATCGAGAAGATCTACAACAAGACTCAGAGAGATAAATTCCGATGGGCAATAGATATGGCGGGTCCTGATTACGTATTTTAA
- the LOC105207517 gene encoding uncharacterized protein LOC105207517 isoform X1: MPRQEYSVNPVANTLCHRKSTRCMKIPLKSTEQIYLIFFIPTLISCSIYIIHFAADLVVAIQHFKEENPLWGMSTLAIIYAPALMYFILTVSRPDWWMTEDDKVTKGVLGWFALQVCQFIGFVFFVLYRYAGLIVLSVDAINLSGDERVKTLNVAAAPAAIELYFFLQAWFQAAPQAVFQTHLLFRQTSVPRSYQSMTVQVLCIIMSIIVIAIKTASFQRFESQRVNGRKLPWAMWLKKYCVEEFNNIKEKAPLQDSSLPAKEQEDAMNAPSESTPLEENPAVAENEQEQQIQSHTALLNRQVSVTPPLPPKNAQVTPPPMPLRGITTVPSLPVPDAPAPPRPDSVYTEEEAARTATTPESNQRLIGGSTQSLKVPKRKYSEKGLEEDDPIGRLLSFIWWFFFILARVFTIAVAYEFYPTTVLTMMGVHYAVMLAYLFYYSKYYDVITIIVNLWLGLVYIFSLIEYRIKFKYADWWTLPYYIFVIAQNVALTLTWYVHADWTGFWYTYIFGGILGSLALCILSSGVYHAMFRPKKRRVYSS; encoded by the exons ATGCCAAGACAGGAATATTCTGTAAACCCTGTGGCAAACACACTTTGCCACAGGAAATCCACACGCTGTATGAAGATCCCATTGAAGTCGACCGAGCaaatatatctaatattcttCATACCAACACTGATCAGCTGTTCCATATATATTATTCACTTTGCTGCTGACTTAGTGGTAGCTATTCAACACTTCAAGGAGGAAAATCCATTATGGGGAATGTCCACCCTCGCAATTATTTATGCACCAGCACTTATGTACTTTATACTGACAGTCTCGAGGCCTGACTGGTGGATGACGGAAGATGATAAGGTGACAAAAGGCGTTCTCGGCTGGTTTGCCCTACAAGTGTGTCAGTTCATAGGATTCGTATTTTTCGTATTATATAG ATACGCGGGACTCATCGTGCTGTCTGTGGATGCTATAAATTTATCTGGAGATGAGAGAGTTAAGACATTGAATGTCGCTGCGGCACCTGCGGCCATCGAATTGTACTTTTTCCTGCAGGCATGGTTTCAAGCCGCTCCACAGGCGGTTTTTCAAACTCATCTGCTCTTCAGACAGACCTCTGTCCCCCGTAGTTATCAATCAa TGACTGTACAGGTGCTCTGCATCATCATGTCCATTATAGTAATAGCCATCAAGACAGCTTCTTTTCAAAGATTTGAGAGCCAGCGTGTAAACGGCAGGAAACTACCCTGGGCAATGTGGCTGAAAAAATACTGTGTTGAG gaatttaataatatcaaggAAAAAGCGCCGTTACAAGATTCATCTTTACCTGCAAAAGAGCAAGAAGACGCAATGAACGCGCCATCTGAGTCAACGCCGTTAGAGGAAAACCCGGCGGTTGCCGAAAACGAGCAGGAGCAGCAGATTCAATCGCACACGGCTTTGTTGAACCGTCAGGTTTCCGTGACTCCACCGTTACCACCGAAAAACGCACAAGTAACGCCGCCACCGATGCCACTTCGCGGTATAACGACGGTTCCATCGCTTCCGGTGCCGGATGCGCCGGCACCACCGCGTCCAGACTCCGTTTACACGGAGGAAGAGGCGGCAAGAACGGCGACGACCCCCGAGTCGAATCAAAGACTGATAGGCGGCAGCACACAGAGTCTGAAAGTTCCTAAACGAAAGTATTCCGAGAAGGGCCTCGAAGAGGACGATCCGATAGGAAGGCTCTTGTCCTTCATCTGGTGGTTCTTCTTCATCCTGGCCCGCGTGTTCACCATCGCCGTAGCCTACGAGTTCTATCCTACCACCGTGCTGACCATGATGGGCGTGCACTACGCCGTTATGTTGGCCTATCTGTTTTACTACTCCAAGTATTACGACGTGATTACAATCATTGTCAACCTCTGGCTCGGTCTGGTCTACATATTCAGCCTGATCGAGTATCGGATCAAGTTTAAGTATGCCGACTGGTGGACATTGCCGTACTATATATTCGTGATTGCGCAGAACGTGGCGTTGACCCTCACGTGGTACGTGCACGCCGACTGGACTGGGTTCTGGTACACCTACATATTTGGCGGGATCCTCGGCAGCTTGGCGCTTTGCATCCTCTCGTCCGGGGTGTACCACGCAATGTTCCGGCCAAAGAAACGCAGAGTATACAGCAGTTGA
- the LOC105207513 gene encoding DNA topoisomerase 1 isoform X2: protein MWSLVRSVIIRFSKRSLVDFGSICNYVVHKTKVEPSILRWEEEKKSDGLKWNFLEHKGPVFAPPYEPLPSSVKFYYNGKEMKLSEETEEVATFYARMLDHDYTTKTAFNNNFFHDWREVMTESERAKITDLFKCNFKEMQAYFVQKSEERKAMTKEEKKKIKEKNEEIQKEYGFCIIDGHKEKIGNFKIEPPGLFRGRGEHPKMGKLKKRVLPEDVLINCSRDSNIPKPPPGHKWKEVRHDSTVTWLASWTENIQGQVKYIMLNPSSKLKGEKDWQKYETARKLAQSIDKIRAEYREDWKSKEMRIRQRAVALYFIDKLALRAGNEKDEDQADTVGCCSLRVEHIKLCEQKDGKEYVVVFDFLGKDSIRYYNEVPVEKRVFKNLQLFMENKSPGDDLFDRLNTTVMNKHLNELMEGLTAKVFRTYNASWTLQQQLDKLTDPNDTEAEKILSYNRANRAVAILCNHQRSVPKTHAKSMENLKAKIEAKKEAITECELQVKDAKRDAKHGSVKEKVAYDKKKKQLERLKDQLTKLEVQATDREENKEIALSTSKLNYLDPRISVAWCKKHNVPIEKIYNKTQRDKFRWAIDMAGPDYVF from the exons ATGTGGAGCCTTGTAAGAAGTGTAATAATCCGTTTCTCAAAGAGATCTTTAGTTGATTTTGGAAGCATCTGCAATTATGTAGTTCATAAAACAAAGGTGGAGCCGTCGATTTTGAG gtgggaagaagagaagaagagcGATGGTTTGAAATGGAATTTCTTGGAACACAAGGGACCAGTATTTGCGCCACCCTACGAACCTTTACCTTCTTCCGTGAAGTTCTACTATAACGGCAAGGAGATGAAGCTGAGCGAAGAAACAGAGGAGGTCGCAACTTTCTACGCTCGCATGCTCGACCATGACTACACGACCAAGACTGCGTTCAACAACAACTTCTTCCACGACTGGCGAGAGGTGATGACTGAGTCCGAGCGCGCCAAAATCACCGATCTGTTCAAGTGCAACTTCAAGGAAATGCAGGCGTACTTCGTGCAAAAGAGCGAGGAGCGCAAGGCCATGACaaaggaggagaagaagaaaatcaAGGAGAAAAACGAAGAGATACAGAAGGAGTATGGCTTCTGCATCATTGATGGTCATAAAGAGAAAATCGGCAATTTCAAAATTGAGCCGCCCGGCTTGTTCAGGGGCCGCGGCGAGCATCCCAAGATGGGCAAGCTGAAGAAGCGAGTGTTGCCAGAGGACGTGCTCATCAACTGCTCGAGGGATTCGAATATACCGAAACCGCCACCCGGTCACAAGTGGAAGGAGGTTCGACACGATTCCACTGTCACATGGCTCGCGTCCTGGACGGAGAACATTCAAGGTCAAGTGAAGTACATAATGCTGAATCCATCCAGCAAGCTCAAGGGTGAGAAGGATTGGCAGAAGTATGAAACTGCGCGGAAGCTGGCGCAGTCGATCGACAAGATCCGCGCGGAGTATCGAGAGGATTGGAAGAGCAAGGAGATGCGCATCAGACAGCGTGCTGTCGCCCTGTATTTTATCGATAAGCTGGCGCTCAGAGCTGGTAACGAGAAGGATGAGGATCAAGCGGATACTGTAGGCTGTTGCTCGTTGCGAGTGGAGCATATCAAGCTGTGTGAGCAAAAGGACGGCAAAGAATATGTCGTCGTATTTGACTTCTTAG GTAAAGATTCTATTCGATATTATAACGAGGTGCCGGTGGAAAAACGCGTCTTTAAGAATCTGCAGCTCTTCATGGAAAATAAATCGCCCGGAGATGATTTATTCGATCGTCTTAACACCACCGTGATGAACAAACATCTAAACGAGTTGATGGAGGGTCTCACCGCCAAAGTATTCAGAACTTACAACGCATCATGGACGTTGCAGCAACAGCTCGACAAACTGACGGATCCGAATGATACGGAGGCTGAAAAAATCCTCTCCTACAATCGTGCCAATCGTGCTGTTGCCATTCTGTGTAACCATCAGCGTTCTGTACCAAAAACGCATGCAAAATCCATGGAGAACTTAAAGGCAAAGATTGAAGCGAAGAAGGAGGCGATAACCGAGTGCGAGCTGCAAGTAAAAGATGCTAAACGGGACGCAAAACACGGCTCGGTGAAGGAAAAAgt AGCATATGATAAGAAGAAGAAGCAACTAGAAAGATTGAAGGATCAATTGACGAAGCTGGAAGTCCAGGCGACTGATCGAGAGGAAAACAAAGAGATCGCGCTGAGTACCTCCAAGTTGAATTATCTCGATCCCAGAATTTCTGTTGCATG GTGTAAAAAACACAATGTTCCGATCGAGAAGATCTACAACAAGACTCAGAGAGATAAATTCCGATGGGCAATAGATATGGCGGGTCCTGATTACGTATTTTAA
- the LOC105197283 gene encoding mRNA cap guanine-N7 methyltransferase, translating into MSALRAEDKTESEEKKQHESETDASCITAEKSEISESTVAEKSEMSENTVAEKSEMSENTVAESSQSRKRSLSPDRERPSKVVKHDIEDDTSSSSTSVPSDLTTSGGNEKNKDAADQNRTNVDNTALVANHYNTLEEKGLSQRNQSRIVYMRNFNNWMKSMLINEYIAKVRQGKSFGASLRVLDMCCGKGGDLLKWKKANISHLICADIAQVSVEQCQQRYNDMVNRKGSKDRGFAPIFKAEFIVADCTKVRLREKFADPSMQLDFVSCQFSFHYSFESLPQAECMLRNASESLKAGGYFIGTIPDAYDLVSRWQNCEGNKFGNDVYNVEFLCEDKTNPLLFGAKYNFYLDGVVNCPEFLVHLPTLCKLALKYGLELVSFERFEDFYERFKDEGRSLLGNMQALETYPPYHESPLLGDPERDYQHAIEYMQNLPANHRKIGTLSQSEWEVTSLYAVFAFRKMKTIWNSEGKPEYK; encoded by the exons ATGTCGGCACTTCGCGCGGAGGATAAAACGGAGTCTGAGGAGAAGAAGCAGCATGAAAG tgAGACTGATGCATCCTGCATCACAGCAGAGAAGTCAGAGATAAGTGAAAGTACAGTTGCAGAGAAGTCAGAGATGAGTGAAAACACAGTTGCAGAGAAATCAGAGATGAGTGAAAACACAGTTGCGGAGAGTTCTCAAAGTAGGAAGCGCAGTTTGTCGCCAGATCGCGAACGGCCGTCCAAAGTAGTGAAGCACGACATTGAGGATGATACCTCGTCCTCT AGTACAAGTGTTCCTTCAGATCTAACAACGTCCGGaggtaatgaaaaaaataaggaTGCAGCTGATCAGAACAGGACAAATGTTGATAATACTGCTCTGGTAGCTAATCACTACAACACGTTAGAGGAAAAGGGTCTCTCGCAGAGAAACCAAAGTCGTATTGTATATATGAGGAATTTCAACAACTGGATGAAAAGCATGCTCATAA ATGAATACATAGCCAAAGTAAGACAAGGTAAGAGTTTTGGCGCCTCGCTTAGAGTTTTGGATATGTGCTGCGGTAAGGGTGGGGACCTTCTTAAGTGGAAAAAGGCCAATATTTCGCACCTGATCTGCGCAGATATAGCGCAAGTTTCGGTGGAACAATGTCAGCAACGGTATAATGACATGGTGAATAGGAAAGGTTCCAAGGATAGAGGCTTTGCTCCCATTTTTAAAGCAGAGTTTATTGTGGCTGATTGTACAAAG GTTCGTCTGAGGGAGAAGTTCGCGGATCCCAGTATGCAGTTGGATTTTGTTAGCTGCCAGTTCTCTTTCCATTACAGCTTTGAGTCTTTACCGCAAGCAGAATGCATGCTTCGGAATGCCAGCGAGAGTCTCAAGGCCGGTGGCTACTTTATCGGAACCATACCCGACGCATACGATTTAGT TTCTAGATGGCAAAATTGCGAGGGTAACAAATTCGGTAACGATGTGTATAATGTCGAATTTTTATGCGAGGATAAAACGAATCCGCTGCTCTTCGGCGCAAAATACAACTTCTATCTGGACGGTGTGGTCAACTGCCCGGAATTTCTGGTGCATCTGCCCACTCTGTGCAAGTTGGCTTTGAAGTACGGTCTTGAACTAGTGTCGTTTGAAAG attcGAAGACTTCTATGAGCGTTTCAAAGACGAGGGTAGATCTCTTTTAGGAAATATGCAGGCATTGGAAACTTATCCGCCATATCATGAATCACCTCTACTTGGCGACCCTGAGCGAGACTATCAACATGCTATTGAATATATGCAAAATTTACCTGCAAATCATCGTAAAATCGGTACTCTCTCGCAATCGGAATGGGAAGTCACTT CATTGTACGCAGTATTTGCATTTCGAAAAATGAAGACGATTTGGAACAGCGAAGGTAAGCcggaatataaataa